TCTTCGCCCTGGCCACCGGCACCGTGGAGCTGAAGGCGGCGGTGAGGCCCCCCCTGgagctttggggggggggatttttattttttttttaaggggggaGCAGCGGGGGGGAGCCCTCCTGCTAaccccttttctccccccccccccagatctCCTGGGAGGCCCCCGTGGAGAAGAAAGCCGAGTGCATCCAGAAGGGCAAAAACAACCAGGTTGGGGGGCGcggagggggctgtggggggggtgtggggcaCCCCCAGTTTGcgtgccgcccccccccctcatcAATTAACCGTgtgttgccccccccccagaccgACTGCTTCAACTACGTGCGCTTCCTGCAGAGCTACAACAGCTCCCACCTCTACGCCTGCGGCACCTACGCCTTCCAGCCCAAGTGCACCTACATCGTGAGTGcggcccccccaccccgagggacccccccccaaaaaacccagCCACGTCCAGTGCTGCTCCCCCTGCTGGGAGCCTCGGCCTGGGGCCTCTGTGTTAGGCTGCGGGTTCCAGGGCAGCCCCCTCTGGTGCTGGAGCTTCGTTTTGGGGAGGTCCCCGTGTCCAGGAGCATTGTTTGGGGGTGTCCTGGTATCAAGGAACATCGTTTGGGGGCGTCCCTGTGTCCAGAAACattatttggggggggtccctgtgtCCAGGAGGGTCTTCTGGGGGGTTGTCCCTGTCCCAAGGGATATCATTTGGGGATGTCCCCATGCCCAGGAGCATCATTTGAAGGTGCCCCCATGCTTGGGAGCATGATTTGGGGCGTCCCTGTGTCCACGAGGGTCTTTAGGGGGTTGTCCCTGTCCCAAGGGATATCATTTGGGGATGTCCTGTCCCCAGGAGCATCATTTGaggctgtccctgtccccaggagcaTCAATCCAaggctgtccctgtccccaggagcaCCATTGGGTGTCCCTGTCCCACGAAGGCCATCCAggggtgtccctgtccccaggggggTCACCTGGGTTGTCCCCGTGCCCTGGGGCTGGTTGGGCGCGGGGGGGACGTGACGTGGGGAGGGGGTTTGACCCCCCCACTCCTGTGCCCCCAGGAGCTGTCCGGCTTCACCCTGGACCAAGTGGCTTTCGAGGATGGCAAGGGCAAGTGCCCGTACGACCCCACCAAGGGACACACCGGCCTCATCGTGGGTAGGTGGCACCGtggggcaccccctgcccccccctgCGGCCTCGGGGGGTGCCCACCCTGCCCCTAAcccccccctaacccccccctTGCAGACGGCGAGCTGTACTCGGCCACCTTCAACAACTTTCTGGGCACGGAGCCCGTCATCCTCCGCAACCTGGGCCCGCACTACTCCATGAAGACGGAGTACCTCACCTCCTGGCTCAACGGTAACACCGGGCTCCCAGGGTGGGGGCACGGCCTCCCCCCCAGGCCTGCTGCTACCCGTCTCCTTTTACCCCGCAGAGCCCCACTTCGTGGCCTCGGCGTACGTGCAGGAGAGCGCAGCCAGCAGCACGGGGGACGACGACAaggtttatttcttcttcagcgAGCGGGCGGTGGAGTACGACTGCTACGCGGAGCAGGTGGTGGCCCGCGTGGCGAGGGTCTGCAaggtacggggggggggggggggcgtccCCCACCGCGGGGTGCTGTCCCGGCGGGGCTCGGTGCAGCTGGCAAAGGCGCCGGTGCTGCCCTGACGCCCGCTCGGTGCCCAGGGGGATGTCGGCGGTGCCCGCACGCTGCAGAAGAAGTGGACGACCTTCCTCAAGGCTCGCCTGGTGTGCTCGGCGCCCGAGCAGCAGCTCCACTTCAACCGCCTCCAGGCTGTCTTCACCCTGCCCGGGGCCGACTGGCAGGACACGACGTTTTTTGGGGTCTTCCAGGCCCGCTGGTGAGCGCAGGGGAagcggccccacagcccccagggggTTCCCCGTGGTCGGTGCCCCCCCAAACCTTCACTGTCCCTGCAGGGGGGACGTGGACGTCTCGGCTATCTGCCGGTACCACATCCTGGAGGTGAAGAAGGCGTTCGAGGGGCCCTACAAGGAGTACCGGGAGCAGGCGCAGAAGTGGGGCCGCTACTCGGACGAGGTGCCGAGCCCCCGTCCCGGGGCGGTGAGTGCTGGGGGGGGCGCACGGGGCCGTGGCAGAGGGGGGGAGCACGGGGGCCGGCTGTGTGCTGACGGCGCCGTCTGTCCCCAGTGCATCACCGACTGGCACCGCCAGAACGGCTTCGCCAGCTCCCTGGAGCTGCCCGACAACACCCTCAACTTCGCCAAGAAGCACCCGCTGATGGACGAGCCCATCCTGCCCCACCGCGGGCGCCCGCTGCTGCTCAAGAAGGACGCCAACTTCACCCAGCTGGTGGTGGACCGGGTGTCGGGGCTGGACGGCACCATCTACGAGGTGCTCTTCATCGGCACAGGTACCTTgccgggcggccggggggggacGCAGGGGAGGTGTGGGGACGCCCCTCACCTCCTGCCACGGCCCACAGGTGACGGCTGGGTGCACAAGGCGCTGAACCTGGGCGCTCACGTCCACCTGGTCGAGGAGCTGCAGGTTTTCGAGCCGGCGCAGCCCGTGGAGAGCCTGGTGCTGGCGGGTCGGAAGGTGAGCGGTGCCgcggggaggggctgggggccgcgGCGTCGCGCGGTGTCACCTCAGCGTCACCTCCCCGCCTGTCCCTGCCCTCGCAGAAGCTGCTCTTCGCCGGCTCACGCTTCCAGGTGGCCCAGCTGCCGCTGGCCGACTGCAGCCGCTACCAGTCCTGCACGGACTGCGTCCTCGCCCGGGACCCGTACTGCGCCTGGAGCCGCAACGCCAGCCTCTGCGTCCGCACTGAGGGCCTCAACGGGTAAGGGGGTGCCCGCGGGACTCCCCGTTGTGCTGCGGGACCCCCCCTCACCTCCGCCACCGTCTCCTCCCGCAGGTCCCAGCTGGTCCAGGACGTGCTGAGCTCCGACACCCGCGCCTGCACCCTGCCGCAGGTGGCCAAGCAAGGTGAGACCCTGCGCCGCGTGGAGCCGGGATGTTGGGGACATGTCATGGGGGTGGCAGGGCACGTGGCACGGGAGGGGACACCCCCGGTGCTGTGCGCCCCCCTCCTGACTcgcccctctcctcccccaggGCCCATCATCCCCAAAAACGTGACGGTGGTGGCGGGCACCGACCTGGTGCTGACGTGCCGCCTGGGCTCCAACCTGGCGCAGGCGCTGTGGACCTTCGAGGGGCGAGCGCTGGCGGCCGAGCAGGCGCTGGTGCTGCACGACGCCCGCCTGCGGGCGCTGGTGGTGCCGGGGGCCGGGGCGCAGCACAGCGGCACGTACCGCTGCTACTCGGAGGAGCAGGGCGCCCGGCTGGGCAGCGAGGTGTACCGGGTGGCGGTGCTGGCCGGCCCGGGGGTGCCGCTGGAGACGCGGGCGCCGCTGGAGAGCCTGGGGCTGGTGTGGGTGGTGGCGGTGTGCCTGGGCGccctgtgcctggtgctggtgctggtggtctTCTCGCTCTggcggcggctgcgggaggAGCTGGGCAAAGGCGCCAAAGCCATCGAGAGCACCCTGGTGTACCCCATCGAGCTGCCCAAGGAGCCCCCCAGCCCGCGCTTCGTGCCCAGCGCCGCCTCCGACTCGGACGAGAAGCTCTGGGACCCGGCCAGCTACTACTACTCGGACGGCTCGCTCAAGATCGTGCCGGGCCACGCCGTCTGCCGCAACGGCGGCCCCCCCGGCGCCACCTCGCCGCCCAGCGCCAtccccgggcagcccctgcacTCGCCCACCCGCATCCACCTGGGTCCCCTGCGCGGTTCCTCCTCCAACGGCTACATCCGCCTGGCGCTGGGTGCCGAGGAGCGGCCGCCCTGCGCCGACCTGGCCGAGGAGCTGCGGCGCAAACTGCAGCAGCGCCAGCCCCTGCCCGACTCCAACCCCGAGGAGTCGTCGGTCTGAGCCGCCACCGTGCAGCCGAACCTACCTCAGGGCCCGGCACCCGCCGCCAGGACGCCGGCGCCCGCCGCGGGGAACGCCGCCCCGCTGCCAGCACCCGCCTTGGGGCTGCAGCACGGGCAAGCGGCACCCGGCTCGGGACCGCGGCACGGGCACCGGCAGCCACCTGGGCACCGCGTCCTGCCTGCCTCGGGTGACACCGCTGGGGCTCGGCCGTCCCCGTGTCACCACCTCCACCGTCGGTACTGCGCCCTGGGCGCTGCGTCTGGCTTTGGGAACCGTGACCCGGGCACCGGGACAAGGCTTGGGGACCGGGATCCGTTTTGGGGACCGTGTCCTAGGCACCAGGACAAGGCTTGGGGACTGCGTCCCAGGCATTGGGACAGGGCTTGGGGACCGCGCCCCGCCTTGGGGACTGTGTCCTGTGCCCAGGGACAGGGCTTGGGGACGGTCACCCATTTTGGGGACCGTGTCCTAGGCACCGGGACAAGGCTTGGGGACCGTGTCCCGGGCTCTGGAGCCTGCTTGGGGCCCCGTGGCACAGCGGGGGCCACGTCCGGGGCCTTGGGACCAGTTTTGGGGACGGTGACCCGCCTTGGGGGCCgtgccccgtgtccccccccccgccgtgTCCCGCCGCGGGCCTTTTCGGCCGCCTCCACGAGGACTTTTCgggtttttttccttcctgagaaCTTTTCTATCCGCCCCCTCCCGGGGGGGCCCGGCTGTaaatacccccccccccccgcctgctgcccccccccctgcacGCCGCCCACCTGGGCCCCTTTTGtataaccccccccccctcccccagtgtaatttatttgttaccgaaatatatttatttgctgtaaatACCCgagtatttttatattaataataaaaaggaggaaaaaaaaaaaaaaaaaggagaaaaaagcgGGGCTGCG
The Anas acuta chromosome 27, bAnaAcu1.1, whole genome shotgun sequence DNA segment above includes these coding regions:
- the SEMA4C gene encoding semaphorin-4C — encoded protein: MAPRSLLALASLLALVPSATPGSSWSAVPRKTVPYAELKDAAKRFSRGGVSHYLTLTLDEAEALLYVGAREAVFALATGTVELKAAISWEAPVEKKAECIQKGKNNQTDCFNYVRFLQSYNSSHLYACGTYAFQPKCTYIELSGFTLDQVAFEDGKGKCPYDPTKGHTGLIVDGELYSATFNNFLGTEPVILRNLGPHYSMKTEYLTSWLNEPHFVASAYVQESAASSTGDDDKVYFFFSERAVEYDCYAEQVVARVARVCKGDVGGARTLQKKWTTFLKARLVCSAPEQQLHFNRLQAVFTLPGADWQDTTFFGVFQARWGDVDVSAICRYHILEVKKAFEGPYKEYREQAQKWGRYSDEVPSPRPGACITDWHRQNGFASSLELPDNTLNFAKKHPLMDEPILPHRGRPLLLKKDANFTQLVVDRVSGLDGTIYEVLFIGTGDGWVHKALNLGAHVHLVEELQVFEPAQPVESLVLAGRKKLLFAGSRFQVAQLPLADCSRYQSCTDCVLARDPYCAWSRNASLCVRTEGLNGSQLVQDVLSSDTRACTLPQVAKQGPIIPKNVTVVAGTDLVLTCRLGSNLAQALWTFEGRALAAEQALVLHDARLRALVVPGAGAQHSGTYRCYSEEQGARLGSEVYRVAVLAGPGVPLETRAPLESLGLVWVVAVCLGALCLVLVLVVFSLWRRLREELGKGAKAIESTLVYPIELPKEPPSPRFVPSAASDSDEKLWDPASYYYSDGSLKIVPGHAVCRNGGPPGATSPPSAIPGQPLHSPTRIHLGPLRGSSSNGYIRLALGAEERPPCADLAEELRRKLQQRQPLPDSNPEESSV